A stretch of Triticum aestivum cultivar Chinese Spring chromosome 1D, IWGSC CS RefSeq v2.1, whole genome shotgun sequence DNA encodes these proteins:
- the LOC123177025 gene encoding MYB-like transcription factor EOBII: MQCAADGGGAEPAVRKGPWTMEEDLVLANYVAANGEGAWNSLARAAGLNRTGKSCRLRWLNYLRPDVRRGNITPEEHLLIVDLQARWGNRWSKIVRHLPGRTDNEIKNFWRTKIQKKRRAGATASDSAGCQLLSSTAVTESQSSSSNSVVRPGAMPHYDVVAATTHPGGWGDHQLGYAVQGGGDAACAGGMDGGVPPEFLQAAAVAADNVWGLEEFWPTVPPSLHGDY, from the exons ATGCAGtgcgcggcggacggcggcggcgcggagccGGCGGTGAGGAAGGGGCCCTGGACCATGGAGGAGGACCTCGTCCTCGCCAACTACGTCGCCGCCAACGGCGAGGGCGCGTGGAACAGCCTCGCCCGCGCCGCCG GGCTGAACCGGACGGGGAAGAGCTGCCGCCTGCGGTGGCTCAACTACCTGCGCCCCGACGTGCGGCGGGGCAACATCACGCCGGAGGAGCACCTGCTCATCGTGGATCTCCAGGCCAGGTGGGGCAACCGGTGGTCCAAGATCGTCAGGCACCTCCCCGGCCGGACCGACAACGAGATCAAGAACTTCTGGAGGACCAAGATACAGAAGAAGCGCCGCGCCGGCGCCACCGCCAGCGACAGCGCCGGGTGCCAGCTTCTGAGCTCGACGGCGGTGACCGAGtcccagagcagcagcagcaactccgTGGTCCGGCCGGGCGCCATGCCGCACTACGACGTCGTCGCGGCGACGACGCATCCAGGCGGCTGGGGTGATCACCAGCTTGGCTACGCCGTGCAAGGAGGAGGTGATGCCGCGTGTGCCGGTGGAATGGACGGCGGCGTGCCGCCGGAGTTCttgcaggcggcggcggtggcggccgacAACGTCTGGGGCCTCGAGGAGTTCTGGCCAACGGTGCCGCCGTCGCTCCACGGCGACTACTGA